CCCCGCCCCACTAAAACAAAGCTTGTCATTATATGTAAAATATTTGGGGAAATATATATTGATTCTGGTAGGCAATTCATTTAACCCTTATAAGGTGTTCGGGTCTGTGGGACCCGTTTTCAGTTTTTAGCTTAATAAAAATGAtacaaataatattttttttaaactaagaGTCATTGGCCTTGGCTCATTTTCTGTGAGGAACATAAATCAGAAAACATTttcaatgaccccccccccccccccccctgcatagCCCCCCTTCACATTTATATTACACACAGGATGTTCGGGTCCACTGGACCCGGAACTAGTTAAAGTGTGGAAATCATAggtcctgtgtatgtgtgtgtgtgtcagtgggtttTGATGGTGATGCAGTGCAAATAGTTTCAGAAAGTGAGGATAACATTTCTGAAAAATTAGAGTCCGACACTGAGTTTGAAGAGGAGGATAAGCATCAGCCAGCTCCGAAACGTAAAAGAGCCCAGGACCATCCCGTGAGCAGGCAGGACCAGCCCGCAAGCAGCCAGGACCAGCCTGTGAGCAGCCGGGACCAGCCCAAAGCAGCCAGCTCCAGGACCAGCCCGCAAGTAGCCAGGACCAGCCCGCAAGCAGCCAGCCCCAGGACCAGCACGCAAGCAGCCAGCCCCAGGACCATCCTGTGAGCAGCTAGCCCCAGGACCATCCCGTGAGCAGCCAGGACCAGTCCACAAGCAGCCAGCCCCAGGACCAACCCATGAGCAGCTAGCCTTAGAACTAGCCCGTCAGCCTACATCAAACGCCAAGTGAATCTCAGGACCAGCCTGCCAGCAGCCAGCCCCAGGACCGGCCAATAAGCAGCAAGCCACAGGACTAGCTCGTCAGTCAGCTTCAAAACGCAAACAGGCCTCAGGACCAGACCGTGAGCAGCCAGCCATAGGACCAGCCTGTCAGCCATCTCCGAAACGCAAGCGAACCTCAGGACCAGCCAATGAGCAGCAAGCGGCAGGACCAGCCGTTGAGCAGCCAGCCATAGAAGCAGCCATTGAGCAGCCAGACATTGGACTAGACTGTCAGCAGCTTGCAAATGACAACATATGGATGTCAAAAAATGGTAGAATTGAATGGTCTTCCTGCTCAAGAAATGAACCCCCTTGCATGGCTGCCAATGTGATTCGGATGCTACCAGGACCTACATGCTTGGCAGTCACTCATGCACAAGACATCAAttcttctttttaccttttcatgcCATCCCCTATCAAAAAAAACatatgcaatacacacacagtgagactcTGCCCCTCATGTGTGGTATAGTCTGGTATAAAATTGCCATGTTCAATGGCTTAAATGTGTTGTTCAGACAGATGTTATTGAGTATGTTCTATTTctaatgaaattaaaataaataaaacttgctTCATTTGTATAATTGTTGATTATTTTCCAGTTATGCCTGTTTTATGATGGATTtccttattttgttatattttaatacaaaaataaacaaaaacgagTGGCACTTCTATTCATAATTGTGATTTAATAAAGGTAAAGGCAACACATTTAACATATGTGTTGTTTATATTACTTGCAATTGGGATAGGAAAAAAATTGATTATGTTGAATTAAAAGGCCTAAAATGCAATGGGTCCACTAGACCCGGCAGCACCTCCTGTGTAACAAAAAAACGAACACCCTATGAGGGTTAATGTATATGTATGAGTGTCTATGTAATAGGTTCCCCAGAATGGATTATCGACACAGGCACACGAAAATAAAGGCGTCACGTGTAGGCTATACCTCAAGTCTGTTTAGGGGCTGGGGCCCaaaactctcctcctcctcaactTCTGCCTCCACTCTGCTCTCACTCCTCATAGCCATCGTGTTCTGTGGAGGAAGGTGCATTTTATTACAGGAACAACGAAATTACACACCTCCAGCCATTGCCAATCAGAATGGCATGTTTATAAACATCGTCGACCcaagttaacgttaacaaaATGCAAGATAACTGTTAGCAGAAGGAACAGTAACTTAGCAGTTAGAGAACGTCATGGGAAGTTAACCATCAACAACCAAACAGCTAGCTGCTAATGTTACTTTAGCCGATATCTAGCAGCTGGTAGCAACGTTACAGTtcaaccagagaatgtctaataatggCTCTGGTTCAACTTTCTAAATTCACATTTCTGATTAGCAGCTTTGTGCTCCTCTGCAAGGCAGCTAGAGCACAACAATCCGACTTGCTTGTCAACGTCAGCAAAATTATCTTACATTcaaaaaaataattacaatCGCGGTAAACGGTCATGAAATAACACAGGACAGCTATCTAGATGTGTTTGTTGAATGGTAAGAAATAACCTTACCAGCCGGGTAACTAGATGGTTGTCATATGAAGTTGAAACTAAACTACGCTAACTTGAATCAAATATCAGCTGGGCCACTGACGTGGCTAACATTAACGAGTAACAGTTGTTGTCAGTTTAGCTAAGTCTAAAATGCACAAATCATTATCGAAATCCAAATACGATTGTTAACTAAACACAAAAGCATAACGTTACGATTTCACGGCGTATgactaacgttagctttatTTCAACACATAGAGACCTACCTCTGCTCGATAGCGTTACCAAACAACTAAAATGAAAATTTTCCCGCTCGCCGCTACGTCATCTACAACGTAATGACGTTTCAGTTACTTCAATTTTGCACGGCACGCACTGGTCCTCccagcagagcccgtttacggagagccggatcactccgaTCACTCcgtattaactccattgtacctgcaatatgttgcagttccgctaggggcgatcacaaataagtgcaaaaacaatgggggtctatggagctagacggctaaatttgtctctttcacctggttgtcgttgagaaattgaagatttgattgtggtttctgcaagctcaatatggattataggtcaaaagttgaatgaacgagtagtcacgtcctttcgatttcttacaggttgggtcgttgttgcccacaacacactagctttctgctaatgaattacgtcattgacacatttgaaaggctttttagaacaaataagtgactcaaaaaatataatactcagcggtttgtattttctctgccccctcttttgaCTGCAACATTcgaatttctgggcaaaaaatgatatcccgagaaaagtggatttgaggggtacagctccataggcctccattcattctgcacttattcgtgagcgccctcatgtggaaccagaaaaggaactgcaaccagttcagaaaccagaagtttcccgagagtggcagttctccccttattagacattctctgctccCAGTCTACACCTAAAATTACTCGTTTACTATATCTCACTGCTGTTGGTGACCTAAGCTGTATGTAAAGTATTTTTCCTTGAagcctgatacacacacacacacacacacacacatatatatatatatatatatatatatatatatatatatataaatccaGGCACTCCAAATATGGTGACAGGAAGCTGTCCCCATATTTGGAGTGCCTcgattaatatttttttttatattggaCTGATCCCCTTATTAAGAGCACCCGATACCGGATGTACGTTTTTCAACTATAGAGCTACCAGCCATCTGTTCtgatatatgaagagttcagatgcaaaaccctctaaatccgtctgaccacttttctaaatgatatttttttttttatcaggctcCTATAAGTTTTTGCCtacaaatcgatatttcagaccaggaagagagtggtacaaggatacaagtttattgtcacatgcatatagttactggaagtaagaaaggggggggggggtgtgttggagaagcttcctgatgaaataatgtgctgtgtatgtaggggagggggggggggggggggggggggcagtgtactgcaagtatggtgaagggacttactattgcaagcagagtactgtgtatgatgtatgtgagtgatgacagtgaagatgtgtgtgtgggcgggaggggagtggagcagtgactgtgtgtgtgtgagtaggtgggggcagtgtgctgtaagtatgtagaggatgtgtgttggagaagatcctgaagacaatgtgctgtgtatgtagggagggggggggggggggcagtgtgcagcaagtatgtagaggaggcttactgtagccagcagtgtgctgtatgtatgtgaggtgatgacagtgatgatgtaagtgtgtgtgtgtttgtgtgtgtgtgtgttggggatgggggtgggggtggggggcagaaaggctaggcaatcaaggacatgggtagatagatggaggagaaatcaaaaataataaataaaaagttctatggagatgtgcaaaagttggagaaagtcagatgtgtgtgtgtgtgtgtgtgttttgacgtgtgatgaaataagaaaataaataaaaggtctgtagcatagggagagggatgtaaaagtgctaaaagtcatgtatgtgtgtgtgtgtgtgggggggggggggggggtcatgagtgctgaggaaagtcagtatagtgtgagttcagagttgggaaatgtttgagagtgctgaggagtgaatgtgtgcaaagtcagtatagtgtgagttcagagttcggatggcctggggataaaaacttctcctgagtctctcagttctggctttgtgactacatacagtgtaggcgtcttcttgatttcagcggtaggaataatccattgttaggaggagaagagtccttcaggatCTTCAGGGATCTACTATTTACCGCGGTATGAAGCAAAATGATTTGATTAACGTAAAGGCCTACTACTGTATGTATAGAGCATTCATCTGGCTAAATAAGTGCCAGATTTGGCAGCAATTGGATAAAAAGAACTCTCAAAAAACAACTTTGAACCAACATGTTCCTAACAATTGCCAATGTATTCCTATGGAAATTATGGAAATACAGTACAGTATTACAGTATCACAATTTTTATATTAAAAATattaattaatattaatattaatttcgTTTTACACTTTTTAGAGCTGATAATGAAAAAACAGAGTTAATAGCAAAAATGAAGCAAAAGGGTTCCTATCCCTGAATAATGCACCTCCCACATTGAGATACACTTTAGAAAGAGTGCACCTTATTTGGACCATTGAcctcatttttagcagttttttttatcatacTTGTCATAGAGATCTTTTAAGGTCTTCAAGTGTTTTTTAAGATGTAATTCATCATCAGCATCAACTTTACAGTCAAACGCACAACGAACGGTCCATTCAGAAGCCAGACAACACAGTCAAACGCACGGTCCATTTGTTACACCCCTGAAACAGGGGCAGATATAATCAGAGTGATTTTGGTGTGGTTTCCTCAATATCAGAGTTTAATAGAATGCTTTTctcaaacaaatgcacacattatATTGAGCAGAGGAATATACAAATAATTCGTCAACATACATGAACAAGTGGTCAAAATGGCGCAGGCATAAAACTTGTGTCACCTTAAACCGAATTTGAATATGAATTTGAGTAGTATATGTTGAAAGACGAATTTGAATAGTATATGTTGAAACTGAATTCATTAGATTGGAACTGAATCCCAGTCAAGTTGAAATTGAATATAATATTTTGAAATTGAAGTCATTTGCTCTGATACATAAATTATCCTGACTGAAAATGTCGCTCTTGGAATTTTCACATTCAGTTCTCACAATTCAGTTTCAAAACGTGAAATTCAATTtcagtagcctgacgagccagacccacattaaaatgtagggtctgggcactcaccgttcgcagtgctcagtcagaggggcgggataatcagttgtctttcaaattccctctgcacgcaataggacagcggcagcgctatgagtcccatgcgtttcccaccagcggagctagttggctagttcaaacgtttgccaacttaataaaagcttaactcgtgtcacactgttcgccaacagcaacatccatcttatttgttttcaagtagcagggaattcaagccaaacagttgcaactctgccatcaatcattatgttaagcccacctaacgactctatacacgatttcattggcctgatatagtttcgatttctggaactcacaagccaacggagagttgctagattagccctgctgccgctaggggcgcgtctagatttctaggctacaatttCAGTCTACCGAGACAAAAATAGCTGGTAGCTAAGGAAGAGCAATCGAGTGCAGAGCTATTGTGATCGCGTGACTagtgccagagaatgtctaataaggggagaaccttcactctcggaactcttccggtctggtactgcatctaggggtgctcgcgggcgagtccagaatgaatggaggtctatggagctgtacccctcaaaatccacttttctcgggatataattttttttcaagtaatttgaaaattgtattcgaaaggggaggcaaagacaatacacttggttgagtattatattttttaaagtcacttaattgttctaaaaagcctttcaaacatgtcaatgacgtcattcattagcatgatcatagcatagcataggatcaatgctagcgtgttatgggcaacaacgacccaacctgtaagaaaacgaaaggacatgactcccggattatttcacttttgattgataatccatatccattttgcgaaaaataaaataaaatctgagggtttcagttgttaaataggtgaaaacaataaatgtagccatgtagctccataggaccccatgtattttggactcgcccgcgatcgccatctaggtgaactctggtgaactgcagccaaattcggtttgtatgggattaagagtggggaggctctccgtagacgggctctgctagtGCCGAGCGCGAAGCAAATAGCATAGTGTGGGCACCTGGTTTGCACGGTTATTAgacctgcacgattcataaaaCACATTCcgattgtaggcctaattaccTACCGTTTATGTaattttaaacaaataaaacatttgtTGCAGTATTATTTCAAACTTCTAGCTTGTCAATCCTTGAAATACAgaactagcctaggctacccagCCATCAAACATCGATGTAGCCTAATTACCTACCGTTTTTGTAATTTTAAACAAATAGGCTAAAACATATTTTGCAGTATTACATTTCAAACTTCCAGCCTGTCAGTCCTTGAAATACAGAACTACCCAGCTAGCCATCAAACATCAATGTACTGTCTACCAATTGCAGTAGGCTACTAAATTGCAAACTTCTAGCctgtcattttttaaaatgtcatGGGCATAACTTTCTCTCGTTTTCGTTTTTCCTACTCAACTACTGCTctatttcttatcctggactgccacctactggatagaAAAGGCAACAACCTAGTATGGGAAtacaaatctaaatgtttgaaTGACCACAAAGGACAAATCATTACAGTTTTCTGTATAAAGTTTAAAGCCACTCTTGTAATACTATGATGTGTAGGCTACCTTTATTTGCTTCCAATtacatatggttatggttacgcttttgtccaaagcaacatacaaatacaaaacaatataatgctTAAAATGTAACTGGGAACAAATTaagatgttggtcagactataataaagagaatagcaataataaacaaccatgtcaattcaatcaatagcctaatgacacaaacaatgagaaaaaagggaaaataGCAATATTAAACAATACTTTACATGCAGTCAATAATATGATAAAAATAACAATAGCATAGTAAGATTatggagaatatcaataataaacaacaatgtcaaattaatcaacagcctaatgaaaataaaacaatgctATATGATAATAATACTATATGATATGATAATACTtaatgaactaagtgcatgttgaacagatgtCTTTAGACCCACTCGAAGGAGGTCCAGGCACTGATCTATAAAGATCAGTGGgttctttatagatcagtgggTTCAGGAGACAGCTCGCTAAGAGGGTGCTGCTCTTTGCTTCGCGCACGGCACTAGTCACGCCATCACAATAGCTCTGCACTCGATTGCTCTTCCTTAGCTACCAGCTGTTTTTGTCTCGGTAGACTGAAACTGAATTTCACGTTTTGAAACTGAATTGTGAGAACTGAATGTGAAAATTCCAAGAGCGAAATTTTCAGTCAGGATAATTTATGTATCAGAGCAAATGACTTCAATTTCAAAATATTATATTCAATTTCAAGTTTACTGGGATTCAGTTCCAATCTAATGAATTCAGTTTCAACATATACTATTCAAATTCGTTTTTCCAATACAATTGCTCAAATTCATATTCAAATTCGGTTTAAGGTGACAAGTTTTACTCCATACAGGCACGCCGTATCAGGCAGCATGGTTGAGAAACATTTCTTCACTCACGCACATTAGCTACATTAAAATGCATACAAAAGTTctctatttttacatttaaattcgATTTTAAACGAAGCAATTATTACACAACTGTAGATCTTACAATAACAAAAGAGGGCATGGCTGTACCTGAAACAGGGGCAGATATAATCACAGAGTGATTTTGGTGTGGTTTCCTCAATATCAGAGTTTAATAGAATGAGGAAAAAACGCGATCTCCCCTAGTTAGGTGGGTGGAGACAAAAGCAATCGAGCCTAGCTCGCGGATCAAGAGAAATGGTAGGTCAATGACATAACGAATGTAATTATTAAATCAATGAAATACTTGAGACATCATAAACAACACAGATGAGTTTTGTTTTTAACAATTTTAACCACCTCTTGTAAATTATTAATCATGACTATAGTATTCAATTAAATTCTATTACACCAAATGTACTATTTTTAAACCTATAACAAACCATAAACTAATCTTCTATTTACAATCTGCTACACATTCAGAAGCCAGACAACACAGTCATGACATAGgctacaaaaatatatatattaaaaagaaaaagaaaaacagaaaaccaTAGCATTTTTATAAAAGATAAATGAACCAGTGTTTACAGTGATGACCGGTATTTTTCAAGTCTTTTTTcagtatttttcaagtcaacaTTGCTTTTAGTTTCATAATTACATCATTTTTTGTGGAGATGAGTCATATATGTTTCCTGCAACTGAAAAAGTAATATGTTAGTACATTCCTCAATATGCAAATGTTCAATATTCTGCTGAAACCTgtcacaaaataaataaaagtaaaacaGGAAGCTGTTTCTGTACCTGCAAGTTGTCTGGACAGCAGCAAAGCCAGGATTCCAATTATAATCAGAATAGGAGGTAGGTACCACATATATGAATCTTTCTCTGTCAGGAAACATAACACCTCACAATTACATTTTCTTTACTGGTTGCTTACATGAATTTaaaattcaccatgcatgctaGCATAGAAATAGACATAGATAAGAGAAGCAAAGCCAGGACATTAAAAGCTATGTTAAGAGCTATGTTTAGAATCCTGCATGATTTAACATGTACAGTTTTAATCATAACTCAGATTGAGACAGTACTAACCTGTGACACTGAGGGTGAAGCTCTTCCGGATGGGCATTTGCAGAGCATCGTGCGACACCCTGCATGTGTAGCTGTACCCAGAGTCCTGGGGGGTGGGCTTGAGCAGGAAGTGGGCAGTGAGAGAGTAGGTGCCGTCCGGATTGTTGCTGTGGTTGGAGAACATGACAATACCTAGAGTATTCAGCACTTCAGGCACGCGGCTTGCTCCTGGGGTAAGAGACTCCTTCAACCACTCTATGTGCACGTCCAGGGGGTAGTAGTGTGTCGCCTCACAAGCCACCATCTGCAACTCCCCCTCAGACAGAGACACCTCAGAGTTCACGTTCAGGGACACAGCGGGAGGCAGAGCTGCTCAATTATGGCAAAAATCATAATCACGATTATTTAACAAATATTcatgggggatggggggggggggggggtactcatATAACTTAAGTTGAATATATTTTCTATTTATTCATATCAGCACATTGCAGATGTATTACATTGTGATTAGCCTACTGTGATGTGTGGCATATTCAGGCATTTTGGATTAAATCCAGTGACAAGTACGCTGATGATCTGATATAAATGCTCTTTTCTTTAGAATTCTACTTCGGTCATGCTTGTAGGCTTACTCTGTTTGTATCTGCACTAGTCTGGCTCTCCGCAACAGCATATTAGCAGCTTTTCTGTTTCTCCTCTCTGACATCTTTTCATTAGCTATCTTTTCTTGGCTCTCTGCTTCAGCTGCCACAGCAGCTCTGGTTGAAACCACTGGTTGATAGCTGGATAACTAATAAATCAAGCTGGTCGGAGTGTTTAGTTCCCCACGTATTTGCAACTTTAAATGTAGCTACTCTCAAAAAACAACTTTGAACCAACTAGAAATAGAATGGTTCTTCATTCAGGTGAAAGGTTCATGGCTTTTTTAAAGCCATCAAATTGCACCTGTCCCCATCAACAAGTTGTGATTGACTAGAATGGCACATGACTCTGACTCAAGTCACTTTGCCATTTACTGAGCACAGGGCTGAACACAAGAGTATTTTATAAAGTGTAAATCACTTTACACTTTATAaaatagatgatagatagatctTTTTAAGTCATGTTTTTCCCCCCGTAAGAGTCTCTCACCCATGAGCTGCAGGGCCATGCTGTGACTGCCGGCGATTGGGGGGTACGTGCACCGAGCAGACGTAGGTGCCCTCACTGGTTTCCCTTGTGAGGGGGATCTTGAGAGACGCGTCTCCCTTAGCAATGGCCTTCACAGACACACCACTGCCCTCACTCTGGCCCGTGTGGCTGGAGTAGCTGAAGAGTTTGGAGCGGTGGCCTTTGCGCTGCAGGTGCCACTCCACAGTGAGGTGGGCTGCCTTGTGGTCTACAGCAAACTCACAGTTCAGGGTCTGCTCCTTCATCAGGCCGACCACCACAGTGGGGGTGTTGCTGAACATCAACATTACAGCTGGCCAGGCACAGAAACAGAGGCATGTGGAAAGGCATAAACTGTATGGTAATATTACCACAGTTATTATCCTACTCTGTTCTCTAAGCAATGACATTGACTTTACCTGTGGTGCTGATTATGTCTTTATCTGCAACTGGAACCCACTGGTCTGGCTGCATAACATTGGGAACATTGGAACTATGTGTGAGGAAAGAAGTGATGACAAATAGTCCCTCCGTGTGGCGCAGTGTGCAGGTAAACCAGTTGTCGGGCTCCTGGGCTCCCAAGCTGGGCCAGCGCTCCGGCGTCCCGCCCGAGTAGTGCCTGCGCACCTCGCATTGAAGAGTGTCCAATCCACCTTTAATGTACCGTCGCATGTCCACCTTATATGCTGAGACCCACAAAGACATTTGTCAGTTGGCGTAgtacagtggtccccaaactccGCCAACTCATTTTGGGTGACCCCCcgaaacatgtccgtggtatatagcatctggcccgcacgggagtacgacatcgtcaaactataaccggcgtaatttccccattcattctctatggcgagtcttaacagtacacatgtaatactctttttgtccactttgttttggcgctgtttcgcgtttgccatcgaaaacggaatgaaatgtaggcctacctgcaaacaatgtaagaggcctatgctgactgcatcagtgctcaaagtatttctaaaagtttatcaattatttgttaataactaactaacttctattcaagtttttctgggactttctgggataattatttctattttttattcacatgttcatacagagttcaaagttctcatcaggtgagtgaaagttaaaatggtggtcatttcagatgtgtttgccagcacttcataaaactctcatagtttgataactttaaattatttgtaggatattgcttgttcacaacttgagctatgtatgcaaagaaacagagtctttttattagtattatttcatttgagctacattttacactgatatggcatggtggcaacataaacacagctagcaatggtattaaattgcagtgatgattaaatgtaatggaatattcaactaaggtagactgctgttgttcacagtattaagctatttatggttgatatcagtgttgtgcgtgaacgagttcaaaagaa
The nucleotide sequence above comes from Alosa sapidissima isolate fAloSap1 chromosome 6, fAloSap1.pri, whole genome shotgun sequence. Encoded proteins:
- the LOC121711175 gene encoding LOW QUALITY PROTEIN: tapasin-related protein-like (The sequence of the model RefSeq protein was modified relative to this genomic sequence to represent the inferred CDS: deleted 1 base in 1 codon), translating into MQVAIRRTAHKTNAEVSVISQPIHEVRWLPCEFIDEHVVIVQELVQGKKMNVSEPKYQLRDAGLQFGKPGDSPVHSELLTFLVTAYKVDMRRYIKGGLDTLQCEVRRHYSGGTPERWPSLGAQEPDNWFTCTLRHTEGLFVITSFLTHSSNVPNVMQPDQWVPVADKDIISTTAVMLMFSNTPTVVVGLMKEQTLNCEFAVDHKAAHLTVEWHLQRKGHRSKLFSYSSHTGQSEGSGVSVKAIAKGDASLKIPLTRETSEGTYVCSVHVPPIAGSHSMALQLMALPPAVSLNVNSEVSLSEGELQMVACEATHYYPLDVHIEWLKESLTPGASRVPEVLNTLGIVMFSNHSNNPDGTYSLTAHFLLKPTPQDSGYSYTCRVSHDALQMPIRKSFTLSVTEKDSYMWYLPPILIIIGILALLLSRQLAVAGNIYDSSPQKMM